The Manis javanica isolate MJ-LG chromosome 4, MJ_LKY, whole genome shotgun sequence genome contains a region encoding:
- the RPRML gene encoding reprimo-like protein — MNVTFLNHSGLEAAGVLGGSAGAALENRSQGLGTWLGCCPGGAPLAASDGVPSGLAPDERSLWVSRVAQIAVLCVLSLTVVFGVFFLGCNLLIKSESMINFLVQERRPSKDVGAAILGLY; from the coding sequence ATGAACGTGACCTTCCTGAACCACAGCGGCCTGGAGGCGGCGGGCGTCTTGGGCGGCAGCGCCGGGGCCGCCCTGGAGAACCGCAGCCAAGGGCTGGGCACGTGGCTGGGCTGCTGCCCCGGGGGCGCGCCGCTGGCCGCCAGCGACGGCGTCCCCTCGGGGCTGGCGCCCGACGAGCGAAGCCTGTGGGTGTCCCGCGTGGCGCAGATCGCGGTGCTCTGCGTGCTGTCGCTCACCGTGGTGTTCGGCGTCTTTTTCCTGGGCTGCAACCTGCTCATCAAGTCGGAGAGCATGATCAACTTTCTGGTGCAGGAGCGCCGGCCCTCCAAGGACGTGGGCGCCGCCATCCTGGGGCTGTACTGA